Proteins co-encoded in one Kribbella qitaiheensis genomic window:
- a CDS encoding SDR family NAD(P)-dependent oxidoreductase, protein MSSVLIVGGSGGLGREIARYYAERGDSVVVTSRSAERAEQAAAEIGAATSGVRRWTWPNPRGSRRRWPRSARSTIW, encoded by the coding sequence GTGTCGTCAGTGCTGATCGTCGGTGGAAGCGGCGGGCTGGGCAGGGAGATCGCCCGGTACTACGCGGAGCGGGGTGACTCCGTCGTCGTGACGAGCCGGTCCGCGGAGCGCGCCGAGCAGGCGGCTGCCGAGATCGGTGCCGCGACCAGCGGGGTAAGGCGGTGGACCTGGCCGAACCCGAGGGGATCGAGAAGGCGCTGGCCGAGGTCGGCGAGATCGACCATCTGGTGA
- a CDS encoding polysaccharide lyase family 8 super-sandwich domain-containing protein, which yields MRRTSTSTRSRWPRNAPGPASDLQGNLAVQAKLLEKLQWLHANYYGDQAKGYYGNWFTWEIGISTYVGRTLALLDAPRDLVSTYVASMDSYLRNGTNGDVNLDSRFHTGANLADITTNRVIQGALLGDDARIRKALQDQFTVFATIDPYELQHGVTDGYYADGSFIQHDSVAYTGSYGKGMLSRVVQTIKMLDGTGYAQSGDLVGVVQGWVVNGFAPLIFEGWMMEIVKGRAVSRTATGYDDVAVVVEAIVDLSDYAAAADAALLKGYVKFTARPTLNPNSFVSPVSVARFADIIGDPAVQAADLNPPASSVAFNAMDRTVHRRPGYAFALARSSDRISKYEYMSGENLLPWFQGDGAFYLYLSGQDQTKAFGVDYFTTVSPYALAGVTAPVEERRTIPELYGTQYYDNPPVFTPSSEAQNTYVYFPRGTNQYSGGATLGAYGAAGWIQSDDVAYAERETLPDDFVVYKNARSTKSWFMLDEEIVVLAAGIGDDNRAVTTSLDARIAAPTDQVTIQRDTRWLRYANLTAGTSVGYYFLALSQVAVDLTDVTRSRRVIRASNPDTAVTKKVFNLTSASTAHAYALVPHATESRLRSYAYGRLLLLSNTQRLQAIHHTALNLTAANTFTPGHHTIPGLTIDGPASVLTQRHPDRTTTVAVSDPTMSRPTIAITLFGQWLRKVSGDATVTHTLTGTRLTYPTGKTYGRTLTTTLGD from the coding sequence GTGCGTCGTACCAGCACCTCTACGAGATCGCGCTGGCCACGAAACGCCCCGGGCCCGGCCTCCGACCTGCAGGGCAACCTCGCAGTACAGGCGAAGTTGCTCGAGAAGCTCCAGTGGCTGCACGCGAACTACTACGGCGACCAGGCGAAGGGCTACTACGGCAACTGGTTCACCTGGGAGATCGGCATCTCGACGTACGTCGGCCGGACGCTCGCCCTGCTGGACGCGCCCCGGGACCTGGTCAGCACGTACGTCGCGTCGATGGACTCCTATCTGCGCAACGGGACGAACGGCGACGTGAACCTCGACTCCCGTTTTCACACCGGCGCGAACCTCGCCGACATCACCACCAACCGCGTCATCCAGGGCGCGCTGCTCGGGGACGACGCCCGGATCCGGAAGGCGTTGCAGGACCAGTTCACCGTCTTCGCGACCATCGATCCGTACGAACTGCAGCACGGCGTCACCGACGGGTACTACGCGGACGGCTCGTTCATCCAGCACGACTCGGTCGCCTACACCGGGTCGTACGGCAAGGGCATGCTCAGCCGGGTCGTCCAGACGATCAAGATGCTCGACGGCACCGGCTACGCGCAGAGCGGCGACCTGGTCGGCGTCGTCCAGGGCTGGGTGGTGAACGGCTTCGCGCCGCTGATCTTCGAGGGCTGGATGATGGAGATCGTCAAGGGCCGCGCGGTCAGCCGGACCGCCACCGGGTACGACGACGTGGCGGTCGTGGTCGAGGCGATCGTCGACCTCTCGGACTACGCCGCGGCTGCCGACGCGGCGCTGCTCAAGGGGTACGTCAAGTTCACCGCCCGGCCGACGCTGAACCCGAACAGCTTCGTCTCGCCGGTCAGCGTGGCCCGGTTCGCCGACATCATCGGCGACCCCGCAGTACAGGCTGCTGACCTCAATCCCCCGGCGAGCAGTGTCGCCTTCAACGCGATGGATCGGACCGTGCACCGCCGGCCCGGGTACGCGTTCGCGCTGGCGCGTAGCTCGGACCGGATCAGCAAGTACGAGTACATGAGTGGCGAGAACCTGCTGCCGTGGTTCCAGGGCGATGGCGCGTTCTACCTCTACCTGTCCGGGCAGGATCAGACCAAGGCGTTCGGTGTCGACTACTTCACCACAGTGTCGCCTTACGCCCTTGCTGGCGTCACTGCGCCGGTAGAAGAACGCCGTACGATCCCGGAGCTCTACGGCACGCAGTACTACGACAACCCGCCTGTGTTCACGCCCTCCTCCGAGGCGCAGAACACGTACGTCTACTTCCCTCGCGGGACGAACCAGTACTCCGGCGGGGCGACCCTCGGTGCTTATGGCGCGGCTGGGTGGATCCAGTCCGACGACGTCGCGTACGCCGAGCGGGAGACCCTGCCGGACGACTTCGTGGTCTACAAGAACGCGCGGTCGACCAAGTCCTGGTTCATGCTCGACGAAGAGATCGTCGTACTCGCTGCAGGCATTGGCGATGACAACAGAGCAGTCACGACCTCTCTGGATGCCCGGATAGCCGCACCGACAGACCAGGTGACCATCCAGCGCGACACCAGGTGGCTCCGCTACGCCAACCTCACCGCGGGCACCTCAGTCGGCTACTACTTCCTTGCACTCAGCCAGGTAGCCGTCGACCTCACCGACGTGACCCGCAGCCGCCGGGTTATCCGTGCCTCGAACCCGGACACCGCCGTCACGAAGAAGGTCTTCAACCTCACCTCGGCCAGTACTGCGCACGCGTACGCCCTGGTCCCCCACGCCACCGAGTCGCGCTTGCGCTCCTACGCATATGGCCGACTGCTCCTGCTCTCCAACACCCAACGCCTACAGGCGATCCACCACACCGCCCTGAACCTCACCGCCGCGAACACCTTCACCCCAGGCCACCACACCATCCCCGGCCTCACCATCGACGGCCCAGCCTCAGTGCTCACTCAACGCCACCCCGATCGCACCACCACAGTCGCCGTCTCCGACCCCACCATGTCGCGACCGACCATCGCGATCACCCTGTTCGGCCAATGGCTCCGCAAGGTCTCCGGCGACGCCACGGTCACGCACACCCTCACCGGCACCCGCCTGACCTACCCCACCGGGAAGACCTACGGCCGCACACTCACCACGACGCTCGGGGACTAG
- a CDS encoding G5 domain-containing protein — MVVVSVGLLTGCGSEEKAVGQAAVPVTAPVPTAETLPSETPEVVSTPVDPPASVAPVTVTKSVVEAKVIPFKKRTTLDSSVAKGEKSITTRGVNGVRRLTYEVTLVDGVQTAKRLVKQAVAKQPVTQVTTVGTKVDEPSSGGGCDPNYSGCVPIASDVDCAGGSGNGPEYVQGPVTVIGSDIYGLDADDDGIGCES; from the coding sequence GTGGTCGTGGTTTCCGTCGGCCTGCTGACGGGGTGTGGGTCGGAGGAGAAGGCGGTCGGGCAGGCGGCGGTGCCCGTTACCGCTCCGGTGCCCACAGCGGAGACACTGCCGAGTGAGACGCCGGAGGTCGTGAGTACGCCGGTGGATCCGCCTGCGTCGGTCGCGCCGGTGACGGTGACGAAGTCGGTGGTCGAGGCGAAGGTGATTCCGTTCAAGAAGCGGACGACGCTGGACTCGTCGGTGGCCAAGGGGGAGAAGTCGATCACCACGCGAGGCGTCAACGGCGTACGGCGGCTGACGTACGAGGTGACGCTGGTCGACGGGGTGCAGACCGCCAAGCGGCTGGTCAAGCAGGCTGTCGCGAAACAGCCGGTCACGCAGGTCACCACAGTTGGCACCAAGGTCGACGAGCCGTCCAGCGGCGGTGGCTGCGACCCCAACTACTCCGGCTGCGTCCCGATCGCCAGCGATGTCGACTGTGCGGGCGGTAGCGGCAACGGCCCGGAATACGTGCAGGGCCCGGTCACCGTGATCGGGTCGGACATCTACGGCCTCGACGCCGACGACGACGGGATCGGCTGCGAGAGCTAG
- a CDS encoding TetR/AcrR family transcriptional regulator, translating into MARPRLVSDDAILDATRQVLAELGPVKLTLAAVGSRVGLAPPTLMQRFGSKRGLLLASAAQSPLIVLREVAAAEARNTSPMATLRDFALSSVAHIKHREELGNGLGFVQLDVTDPEFRAHALAHSAAIVDNCVRLLTAAQQAGELKPDVDVPALARLTLVCFNGALQVWAVNGWGSLTGFLRDQLDLLLSPYVAVA; encoded by the coding sequence GTGGCCAGACCACGCCTGGTCAGCGATGACGCGATCCTGGACGCGACCCGCCAGGTGCTGGCAGAGCTCGGCCCGGTGAAGCTCACCCTCGCGGCCGTCGGCAGCCGGGTCGGGCTCGCTCCGCCGACCCTGATGCAGCGGTTCGGGTCCAAGCGCGGGCTGCTGCTGGCCTCGGCCGCCCAGTCACCGCTGATAGTGCTCCGCGAGGTGGCCGCGGCCGAGGCGCGGAACACCTCACCGATGGCGACGCTGCGCGACTTCGCCCTCTCCAGCGTCGCGCACATCAAGCACCGCGAGGAACTCGGCAACGGGCTCGGCTTCGTTCAGCTGGACGTCACCGATCCCGAGTTCCGGGCCCATGCGCTCGCCCACTCGGCCGCGATCGTGGACAACTGCGTCCGGCTGCTCACCGCCGCACAGCAGGCCGGCGAGCTGAAACCTGACGTCGACGTGCCCGCCCTGGCACGGCTGACCCTGGTCTGTTTCAACGGAGCCCTGCAGGTCTGGGCCGTGAACGGCTGGGGATCCCTGACCGGCTTCCTGCGGGACCAGCTGGATCTGCTGCTCTCGCCCTACGTCGCCGTGGCTTAG
- a CDS encoding MerR family transcriptional regulator, with protein sequence MTDDLLTISTFARRVGLTPSALRFYDDCGLLRPAEVDEQNGYRYYSPEQEPRASLLRDLREIDLPLADVRVVLDEGPARGAAVVQAHLRTVEGKADTARRAATRILATLPAVPYECAVTLGGAELASAIRQVAAAAAPTDEIPALACVLVELGEDEVTLVASDRYRLSVRKLQPVGFRGSPRSLLVNAAELVELGRWVAGAETAAIETGPGGSTVVRIDTGGEATGSVADGSSRAVKVIEDDFPEYQVILDGLAAPVCRVVVDRLRLLDLLTDGIVALDIQPGQLTVSEVDSSADGPGTTSAPIEAVGVGQVRIGFTAAVLAAALSVSVGPDVLLEISAPETPVIVRSADQGTFTTLVMPARLDG encoded by the coding sequence ATGACCGACGACCTGCTGACCATCAGTACCTTCGCGCGCCGGGTCGGGCTGACCCCGAGCGCGCTCCGCTTCTACGACGACTGCGGGCTGCTACGCCCTGCCGAGGTGGACGAGCAGAACGGCTACCGGTACTACTCGCCCGAGCAGGAACCGCGCGCCTCTCTACTGCGCGATCTACGCGAGATCGACCTGCCACTGGCCGACGTACGGGTGGTGCTGGATGAAGGGCCTGCGCGCGGAGCGGCCGTCGTGCAGGCGCATCTGCGGACGGTCGAAGGCAAGGCGGACACGGCCCGGCGGGCGGCGACGCGGATCCTGGCGACACTGCCGGCTGTCCCGTACGAGTGCGCGGTGACGTTGGGCGGTGCAGAGCTGGCGAGCGCGATCCGGCAGGTCGCTGCCGCCGCGGCGCCGACCGATGAGATCCCGGCGCTGGCCTGTGTGCTGGTGGAGCTTGGTGAGGACGAAGTGACGCTGGTCGCGAGCGATCGGTACCGGCTGTCGGTGCGCAAGCTCCAACCGGTCGGGTTCCGGGGTAGCCCACGGAGTCTGCTGGTCAATGCCGCCGAGCTGGTCGAGCTGGGGCGCTGGGTCGCCGGTGCGGAGACCGCGGCGATCGAAACCGGCCCTGGCGGATCGACAGTCGTGCGGATCGACACGGGTGGGGAAGCGACGGGGTCGGTGGCGGACGGGTCGTCCAGAGCGGTCAAGGTGATCGAGGACGACTTCCCGGAGTACCAGGTGATCCTGGACGGGCTCGCCGCGCCGGTCTGCCGGGTCGTCGTGGACCGGTTGCGCCTGCTCGACCTGCTCACCGACGGGATCGTTGCCCTCGACATCCAACCCGGGCAGCTGACGGTCAGCGAGGTCGATTCGTCCGCAGACGGACCGGGGACGACCAGCGCGCCCATCGAGGCGGTCGGGGTCGGGCAGGTACGGATCGGCTTCACGGCGGCGGTGCTGGCGGCCGCGTTGAGCGTGAGCGTGGGACCGGACGTACTGCTGGAGATCTCCGCGCCGGAGACACCGGTCATCGTCCGCTCGGCCGACCAAGGCACCTTCACGACCCTGGTCATGCCCGCCCGCCTCGACGGGTGA
- a CDS encoding AAA family ATPase: MTRLFVVTGAPGAGKSTVLPELLRLRRSTSVGESRLVVMDMDELLDPEGRLLGIDIAHSSAAANWPAYNALWLRITELVRRSGSPMLLLSPLVPRELPEGRWLHLDCPDPVRRKRLAARGWSDAQIAEALADAAEIRKLVPRSVAGDGTPEESAQKILAWVKE, from the coding sequence GTGACGAGGTTGTTCGTGGTGACCGGAGCGCCTGGCGCGGGCAAGTCGACGGTGCTGCCCGAGCTGTTGCGGCTGCGCCGGTCCACGTCCGTCGGCGAGAGCCGGCTGGTCGTGATGGACATGGACGAGCTGTTGGATCCCGAGGGCCGGCTGCTCGGCATCGACATCGCCCATTCGTCCGCGGCCGCCAACTGGCCGGCGTACAACGCGCTCTGGTTGCGCATCACCGAGCTGGTCCGCCGATCGGGCAGCCCCATGCTGCTGCTCTCGCCGCTGGTGCCGCGCGAGCTGCCGGAGGGCCGTTGGCTGCACCTGGACTGCCCGGACCCAGTACGCCGGAAGCGGCTCGCCGCGCGGGGGTGGTCCGATGCGCAGATCGCCGAGGCGCTCGCTGACGCCGCCGAGATCCGCAAGCTGGTCCCGCGCTCCGTCGCCGGCGACGGTACGCCGGAGGAGTCGGCCCAGAAGATCCTTGCCTGGGTCAAAGAGTGA
- a CDS encoding alpha/beta hydrolase family protein, giving the protein MVALHGSSNSSYRQAIFEHLANTLAPLGAAVLSFERAPWPSDDVDIPYDVQADGAVAAYEVLKSYYDVPTGVWGVSQGTWVAALAGQRLPDTAFMLLLGCAGVSPAEQMRHATIESVRRAGYDEEAVAGAVEIRDQVAELLRGKVDRAAVDELLRRQADQPWFDLAGIPVDLGEELPVWHEIDFASEPLYATVTCPVLLMHGEHEANLPVPETLEVWRRAAATSGNTQVDSVRIPGVGHWPGTPDRSLEGISPAYTATLQNWFTR; this is encoded by the coding sequence GTGGTCGCCCTGCACGGGTCGAGCAATTCGTCGTACCGGCAGGCGATCTTCGAGCACCTCGCGAACACGCTCGCCCCGCTCGGCGCCGCCGTACTGAGCTTCGAGCGGGCGCCCTGGCCGAGCGACGACGTCGACATCCCGTACGACGTCCAGGCGGATGGCGCGGTGGCGGCGTACGAGGTGCTGAAGTCGTACTACGACGTGCCGACCGGGGTCTGGGGTGTGAGCCAGGGGACCTGGGTCGCGGCGCTGGCTGGGCAACGGCTGCCGGATACGGCGTTCATGCTGCTGCTCGGGTGCGCGGGAGTCAGCCCGGCCGAGCAGATGCGGCACGCCACCATCGAGTCCGTACGCCGAGCCGGGTACGACGAGGAGGCGGTCGCCGGGGCCGTGGAGATCCGCGACCAGGTGGCTGAGCTGCTGCGGGGCAAGGTGGATCGGGCGGCGGTGGACGAGCTGCTTCGGCGGCAGGCGGACCAGCCGTGGTTCGACCTGGCCGGGATCCCGGTGGATCTGGGCGAGGAGCTGCCGGTGTGGCACGAGATCGACTTCGCTTCCGAGCCGCTGTACGCGACGGTCACGTGTCCCGTACTGCTGATGCATGGCGAGCACGAGGCGAACCTGCCGGTCCCGGAGACGCTGGAGGTCTGGCGGCGAGCGGCGGCGACGTCCGGGAACACCCAGGTCGACAGCGTCCGGATCCCTGGAGTCGGCCACTGGCCGGGCACTCCCGATCGCTCGCTGGAAGGGATCAGCCCCGCCTACACCGCGACCCTGCAGAACTGGTTCACCCGGTGA
- a CDS encoding anhydro-N-acetylmuramic acid kinase, with amino-acid sequence MRVIGLMSGTSYDAIDAAAADLRLEGDTIVLTPLGLLSRPYPEDLRRELAASLPPATTSLEQVCRLDTGIGQAFAATAAQAVEQLCGGHADLIVSHGQTVFHWVDGDQVRGTLQLGQPAWITEATGTTVVSDLRARDVAAGGQGAPLVSIVDVLWLRGRPGTPIALNLGGIANITVIADEPIAFDTGPANALADAVVHELTSGRASFDADGVMAWRGTSHPELFERLLAEPYYGRPAPKSTGKELFHLGYLAHAMEGLPEIAPDDLVATVTALTARTVADAVHAYGGTEVIAAGGGIRNPALMHRLGEELRGIPLRSTDELGLPSVAKEAYAFAVLGFLTMNGLGGTVPSCTGARHTTVLGSITPGLGAMPLRSRPELVPVKLRLS; translated from the coding sequence ATGCGAGTGATCGGGCTGATGTCGGGGACGTCGTACGACGCGATCGATGCCGCGGCGGCGGACCTCCGGCTGGAAGGCGACACCATCGTCCTCACGCCGCTTGGTCTACTCAGCCGCCCCTATCCGGAAGACCTCCGCCGCGAGCTCGCAGCTTCCTTGCCGCCAGCAACCACTTCGCTGGAGCAGGTCTGCCGGCTCGACACCGGTATCGGTCAGGCGTTCGCGGCTACCGCGGCGCAGGCGGTCGAGCAGCTCTGCGGCGGTCACGCGGATCTGATCGTGTCGCACGGTCAGACGGTCTTCCACTGGGTCGACGGCGACCAGGTCCGCGGCACGCTCCAACTCGGCCAGCCCGCTTGGATCACCGAGGCGACCGGCACCACCGTGGTCTCGGACTTACGCGCGCGAGACGTCGCGGCGGGTGGCCAAGGTGCGCCGCTGGTCAGCATCGTCGACGTGCTCTGGTTGCGCGGCCGCCCCGGTACGCCGATCGCCCTCAATCTCGGCGGCATCGCCAACATCACCGTGATCGCGGACGAGCCGATCGCGTTCGACACCGGCCCGGCCAACGCGCTCGCAGACGCGGTCGTCCACGAACTCACCAGCGGCCGGGCGAGCTTCGACGCGGACGGGGTGATGGCCTGGCGCGGCACGAGCCACCCCGAGTTGTTCGAGCGACTACTGGCCGAGCCGTACTACGGTCGCCCAGCGCCCAAGAGCACCGGCAAGGAGCTCTTCCACCTCGGCTACCTGGCTCATGCGATGGAAGGACTACCCGAGATCGCGCCGGACGATCTGGTCGCCACCGTGACCGCGTTGACGGCGCGAACCGTTGCTGACGCGGTGCACGCGTACGGCGGGACGGAGGTGATCGCCGCCGGTGGCGGGATCCGGAATCCGGCCTTGATGCATCGCCTCGGCGAGGAGCTTCGCGGGATTCCCCTTCGCAGTACGGACGAGCTGGGCCTGCCGTCGGTGGCCAAAGAGGCGTACGCGTTCGCAGTACTGGGATTCCTCACCATGAACGGGCTGGGCGGCACGGTGCCGAGCTGCACGGGGGCGCGGCACACGACTGTGCTCGGCTCGATCACGCCGGGGCTGGGCGCGATGCCGCTGCGGTCGCGACCCGAGCTGGTGCCGGTCAAGCTGCGATTGAGCTGA
- a CDS encoding MFS transporter, translating to MSTTAQLDVRRNRRSLVAGTVGNFVEWYEFGAYGFFATVIAANFFSTDSTSDAESLIKTYASFALAFFFRPIGAAVFGRLGDRIGRRPTLIIVLLLMAGSTTLIGVLPTYATVGAAAPWLLTMVRALQGLSAGGEFGGAVSIMTEFAPKTKRGLYGAWQSFTVALGLLTGAGLAAILATTLSKDALNDWGWRVPFLLALPLGLVALWLRLRLDETPNFNRVKEEPGLPEDRADKAEVAKAIVLGIGRLMGWSAAGYTFLVVMPSYLQATLHATFQQALVATVLANLGFAISIMPAGWLSDRIGRRPVMATGAALVVVLAFPLMNLLQDKGSSNAAKGIAVFVAGLVVGLMAGPGPAMLAEMFPTRVRYTGLGLAYSLSNAVFSGSAGLIITELIKRTGNVDIPAYYVAVTSTVSVIALLTLRGDDHRQELRD from the coding sequence ATGAGCACCACCGCGCAGCTCGACGTCCGGCGGAACCGGCGATCGCTGGTGGCCGGCACGGTCGGCAACTTCGTCGAGTGGTACGAGTTCGGCGCCTACGGTTTCTTCGCCACCGTGATCGCGGCGAACTTCTTCAGCACCGACTCGACCAGCGACGCCGAGAGCCTGATCAAGACCTACGCCTCGTTCGCGCTGGCGTTCTTCTTCCGCCCGATCGGCGCAGCCGTCTTCGGCCGGCTCGGCGACCGGATCGGCCGGCGACCGACGCTGATCATCGTCCTGCTCCTGATGGCCGGCTCCACCACGCTGATCGGCGTGCTCCCGACGTACGCGACCGTCGGTGCCGCGGCGCCTTGGTTGCTGACGATGGTCAGAGCGCTCCAAGGGCTGTCCGCGGGTGGTGAGTTCGGTGGCGCGGTGTCGATCATGACCGAGTTCGCGCCGAAGACGAAGCGCGGTCTGTACGGCGCGTGGCAGTCCTTCACCGTCGCGCTCGGACTGCTCACCGGTGCCGGGCTGGCCGCGATCCTGGCGACGACCCTCAGCAAGGACGCACTCAATGACTGGGGCTGGCGGGTGCCGTTCCTGCTGGCCCTCCCGCTCGGTTTGGTCGCGCTCTGGCTGCGGCTCCGGCTGGATGAGACGCCCAACTTTAACCGGGTCAAAGAAGAGCCCGGGTTGCCCGAAGACCGCGCGGACAAGGCTGAAGTGGCCAAGGCGATCGTGCTCGGGATCGGCCGGCTGATGGGCTGGTCGGCAGCGGGCTACACGTTTCTCGTGGTGATGCCGTCCTATCTGCAGGCGACCCTGCACGCGACGTTCCAGCAGGCGCTGGTGGCGACCGTGCTGGCCAACCTGGGCTTCGCCATTTCGATCATGCCGGCCGGCTGGCTGAGTGACCGGATCGGCCGCCGCCCGGTGATGGCGACCGGCGCGGCGCTGGTCGTAGTACTGGCGTTCCCGTTGATGAATCTCCTGCAGGACAAGGGGAGTTCGAACGCGGCGAAGGGGATCGCGGTGTTCGTGGCCGGGCTGGTCGTCGGGCTGATGGCCGGACCTGGACCGGCCATGCTGGCGGAGATGTTTCCGACCCGCGTGCGCTACACCGGACTCGGCCTGGCCTACTCGCTGTCGAACGCGGTCTTCTCCGGTAGCGCCGGACTGATCATCACCGAGCTCATCAAGCGAACGGGTAACGTCGACATACCGGCGTACTACGTGGCGGTCACCTCCACCGTCAGCGTGATCGCCCTGCTGACCCTTCGAGGCGACGATCACCGACAGGAGTTGCGGGACTGA
- a CDS encoding histidine phosphatase family protein produces the protein MTVKLVYETHSITVDNERGVATGWLPGELSGEGRRLAAELGVRRPGVDAVFSSDLRRAVDTVDLAYGDRVPRFQDWRLRECDYGELNGAPVESLTPRLRYVDEPFRGGQSYRQVLDLTRSFLEDIKALYDGRTVLVVAHSANRWALRNLLGDGTPLEDLVDAPFEWQPGWEYDL, from the coding sequence GTGACTGTGAAGCTGGTTTATGAGACGCACTCGATCACTGTGGACAACGAGCGGGGGGTTGCTACCGGATGGTTGCCGGGGGAGTTGTCGGGGGAAGGTCGGCGGCTGGCGGCGGAGTTGGGAGTTCGTCGGCCGGGGGTGGACGCGGTGTTCAGCTCTGATCTCCGGCGGGCCGTCGACACTGTCGACCTCGCGTACGGCGATCGGGTGCCGCGGTTCCAGGACTGGCGGTTGCGGGAGTGTGACTACGGCGAACTCAATGGGGCGCCGGTGGAGTCACTGACGCCGCGCCTCCGGTACGTCGATGAGCCATTTCGCGGCGGCCAGAGCTACCGCCAGGTCCTCGACCTCACCAGGTCCTTCCTCGAAGACATCAAGGCGCTGTACGACGGGCGCACGGTGCTCGTCGTCGCCCACTCGGCCAACAGGTGGGCCCTCAGAAACCTCCTCGGCGACGGCACTCCGCTCGAAGACCTGGTCGACGCCCCGTTCGAATGGCAACCCGGCTGGGAGTACGACCTCTGA